A genomic window from Aquabacterium sp. OR-4 includes:
- a CDS encoding enoyl-CoA hydratase/isomerase family protein codes for MAHAADDLLFERQPDGLAILTLNRPARLNALTGDTVRALCARLDAVAADSTLRVLIITGAGRGFCAGWDLTSGSASGSGGSDDVTGYMAGQELFAGMVKRVRALDKVVIAAVNGVAVGAGLALTLASDIRLAARSASFHIGAIRIGLTAGECGISYHLPRLVGAARAFELMLTGRPVPADEAGQIGLVARVVDDAALLAEALAMARAVLRNSPYATRHTKQLMWANLEAPSLDAAIELENRAQVLALCTQDFKEAAKAFAEKRPPVFTGR; via the coding sequence ATGGCCCACGCCGCCGACGACCTGCTGTTCGAGCGCCAGCCAGACGGCCTGGCCATCCTCACCCTCAACCGCCCGGCGCGCCTGAATGCGCTGACCGGCGACACCGTGCGCGCGCTGTGCGCCCGGCTCGATGCCGTGGCCGCCGACTCCACGCTGCGGGTGCTGATCATCACTGGCGCCGGCCGCGGCTTCTGCGCCGGCTGGGACCTCACCAGCGGCTCGGCCTCGGGCAGCGGTGGCAGCGACGACGTGACCGGCTACATGGCCGGGCAAGAGCTGTTTGCCGGCATGGTCAAGCGCGTGCGCGCGCTCGACAAGGTGGTGATCGCCGCGGTCAACGGCGTGGCCGTGGGCGCCGGCCTGGCGCTCACGCTGGCCAGCGACATCCGCCTCGCGGCGCGCTCGGCCAGCTTCCACATCGGGGCCATCCGCATCGGCCTGACGGCGGGTGAATGTGGCATCAGCTACCACCTGCCACGCCTGGTGGGCGCGGCGCGCGCCTTCGAGCTGATGCTCACCGGCCGCCCGGTGCCAGCCGATGAGGCCGGCCAGATCGGCCTGGTGGCCCGCGTGGTGGACGACGCCGCGCTGCTGGCCGAGGCCCTGGCCATGGCCCGGGCCGTGCTGCGCAACAGCCCCTATGCCACGCGCCACACCAAGCAGCTGATGTGGGCCAACCTCGAGGCGCCCAGCCTCGATGCCGCCATCGAGCTGGAAAACCGAGCCCAGGTATTGGCCCTGTGCACGCAGGATTTCAAGGAGGCCGCCAAGGCCTTTGCCGAGAAACGCCCGCCGGTGTTCACCGGGCGTTGA
- a CDS encoding CaiB/BaiF CoA transferase family protein: protein MAGSAAGPLAGVKVIEMAGIGPGPFAAMVLADLGADVLRITRPGTPLQPSDITTRSRRQLALDLRQPEAVASLLQLVAQADLLIEGFRPGVMERLGLGPEVCAARNPRLVFGRMTGWGQHGPLAQAAGHDINYIAITGALHAIGRSGESPVPPLNYVGDFGGGGMLLLVGVLAALHEARASGRGQVVDAAMTDGTSLLSAFMYGFHAAGRWSNQRGENMLDGGAHFYDTYACADGKYVAVGAIEPQFYAELRQRCGIDDPMFDGQMDAARWPLLKLRLADVFRTKTRDEWCALLEGSDACFAPVLDWDEAPQHAHNRARETFVTVGGVVQPAPAPRFSRTASATPTAPVATSLEDALASWR from the coding sequence ATGGCAGGTTCCGCCGCTGGGCCATTGGCCGGGGTGAAGGTGATCGAGATGGCCGGCATCGGCCCGGGCCCGTTTGCGGCCATGGTGCTGGCCGATCTGGGCGCCGATGTGCTGCGCATCACGCGCCCGGGCACACCGCTGCAGCCCAGTGACATCACCACCCGCAGCCGCCGCCAGCTGGCGCTCGATCTGCGCCAGCCCGAGGCGGTGGCGTCGCTGCTGCAACTGGTGGCCCAGGCCGATCTGCTGATCGAGGGCTTTCGCCCCGGCGTGATGGAGCGCCTGGGCCTGGGCCCCGAGGTGTGCGCCGCGCGCAACCCCAGGCTGGTGTTCGGCCGCATGACCGGCTGGGGACAGCATGGCCCGCTGGCCCAGGCCGCCGGGCACGACATCAACTACATCGCCATCACCGGGGCGCTGCATGCCATCGGCCGCAGTGGTGAATCGCCGGTGCCGCCGCTGAACTACGTGGGCGATTTCGGCGGCGGCGGCATGCTGCTGCTGGTGGGCGTGCTGGCCGCGCTGCACGAGGCCCGCGCCTCCGGCCGGGGCCAGGTGGTGGACGCCGCGATGACCGACGGCACCTCGCTGCTGTCGGCCTTCATGTACGGCTTTCATGCCGCCGGCCGCTGGAGCAACCAGCGCGGCGAGAACATGCTCGACGGCGGGGCGCACTTCTACGACACCTACGCCTGCGCCGATGGCAAGTACGTGGCCGTGGGCGCCATCGAGCCGCAGTTTTATGCTGAGCTGCGCCAGCGCTGCGGCATCGACGACCCGATGTTCGACGGCCAGATGGATGCGGCGCGCTGGCCGCTGCTGAAGCTGCGCCTGGCCGACGTGTTTCGCACCAAGACCCGCGACGAGTGGTGCGCGCTGCTCGAAGGCAGCGACGCCTGCTTTGCCCCGGTGCTCGACTGGGACGAGGCGCCGCAGCATGCGCACAACCGGGCGCGGGAGACGTTTGTCACCGTGGGTGGGGTGGTGCAGCCGGCGCCGGCGCCGCGCTTCTCGCGCACGGCTTCTGCCACGCCGACGGCGCCCGTGGCCACCTCGCTGGAAGACGCATTGGCGAGCTGGCGCTGA
- a CDS encoding acyl-CoA thioesterase → MKREAWRRDPAAYPFQTEIAPRWSDVDTLRHLNNVALMGLHGEARMRWLAACLGHSGVDADQPALRPVSVATDFVAQAHYPTPLQAGVRLRAVDAQGFELATALFQQGHCVGLAATRMAAWQDGQPGRLPNALHARLNQCLADQAALPPPPAGHTQAQAHDAVIDHHAAPADRDHAPPHWHGMTTRYADLDAHQGLSELALARLVEHTRLRLLRRGTTHRPGAGNSAPALSFLVAHLRLQLLAPGWAGGGAWQIGAGVAELGRSAIRLRSWVRDPNDLVAVADSVLVCTDPVSQRPAPLDESTRQAMQALAMVPAAHPAPG, encoded by the coding sequence ATGAAACGCGAAGCCTGGCGCCGTGATCCGGCGGCCTACCCGTTCCAGACCGAGATCGCCCCACGCTGGTCGGATGTGGACACGCTGCGCCACCTGAACAATGTGGCGCTGATGGGCCTGCATGGCGAAGCCCGCATGCGCTGGCTGGCCGCCTGCCTGGGCCACAGCGGTGTGGACGCCGACCAGCCGGCGCTGCGCCCGGTGAGCGTGGCCACCGACTTTGTGGCCCAGGCGCACTACCCCACGCCGCTGCAGGCCGGCGTGCGCCTGCGCGCGGTGGACGCACAAGGCTTCGAGCTGGCCACCGCGCTGTTCCAGCAGGGCCATTGCGTGGGCCTGGCGGCCACGCGCATGGCGGCCTGGCAGGACGGCCAGCCCGGCCGGCTGCCCAACGCGCTTCATGCGCGGCTCAATCAATGCCTGGCCGATCAGGCCGCCCTGCCGCCGCCGCCCGCCGGGCACACGCAGGCGCAGGCGCACGACGCGGTGATCGACCACCATGCCGCGCCGGCCGACCGCGATCACGCGCCGCCGCACTGGCATGGCATGACCACGCGCTACGCCGACCTCGATGCGCACCAGGGCCTCAGCGAGCTGGCGCTGGCACGCCTGGTGGAGCACACCCGGCTGCGCCTGCTGCGCCGCGGCACCACACACCGGCCGGGCGCGGGCAACAGCGCGCCGGCGCTGAGCTTTCTGGTGGCGCACCTGCGGCTGCAGCTGCTGGCGCCCGGCTGGGCCGGCGGTGGTGCCTGGCAGATCGGCGCCGGCGTGGCCGAGCTGGGCCGCAGCGCGATCCGCCTGCGCAGCTGGGTGCGCGATCCCAACGACCTGGTGGCCGTGGCCGACAGCGTGCTGGTGTGCACCGACCCGGTCTCGCAGCGCCCCGCGCCGCTGGACGAGTCCACACGCCAGGCCATGCAGGCCCTGGCCATGGTGCCGGCGGCCCACCCGGCGCCGGGCTGA
- a CDS encoding response regulator: MIRVLICDDHQIVRQGLKQILADAGDLALAGEAASGPELIGQLRTLLAADAGLPLQALPVVLLDIAMPQRDGLDILKALKTEWPRLPVLMLSTYPDRQYAVRSLKLGAAGYLNKSADAEQMVAAVRRLAGGGLFITPAVAEQLAHTLGGGGGGGERPAHELLSHREHQVYRLLATGASVGEIAEQLVLSPNTVSTYRARILEKTGVRNDVELALYAVRQEAGSA, from the coding sequence ATGATCAGAGTGCTGATCTGCGACGACCACCAGATCGTGCGCCAGGGCCTCAAGCAGATCCTGGCCGACGCTGGCGACCTGGCCCTGGCCGGCGAGGCGGCCAGCGGCCCCGAGTTGATCGGCCAGCTGCGCACGCTGCTGGCGGCCGATGCCGGCCTGCCGCTGCAGGCCCTGCCGGTGGTGCTGCTGGACATCGCGATGCCGCAGCGCGACGGGCTCGACATCCTGAAGGCGCTCAAGACCGAGTGGCCCAGGTTGCCGGTGCTGATGCTCAGCACCTACCCCGACCGCCAGTACGCGGTGCGCAGCCTGAAGCTGGGCGCGGCCGGCTACCTGAACAAGAGCGCCGATGCCGAGCAGATGGTGGCCGCGGTGCGCAGGCTGGCCGGCGGTGGCCTGTTCATCACGCCGGCGGTGGCCGAGCAGCTGGCGCACACCCTGGGCGGTGGCGGTGGCGGTGGCGAACGGCCGGCACACGAGCTGCTGTCGCACCGCGAGCACCAGGTCTACCGGCTGCTGGCCACCGGCGCCAGCGTGGGCGAGATCGCCGAGCAGCTGGTGCTCTCGCCCAACACGGTGAGCACCTACCGCGCGCGCATCCTCGAGAAAACCGGCGTGCGCAACGATGTGGAACTGGCGCTGTACGCCGTGCGCCAGGAGGCCGGCTCAGCCTGA
- a CDS encoding enoyl-CoA hydratase/isomerase family protein: MSVLLVHEEGQVAWLTMNRPERLNAMDESLVTALREYMQALYQRPEIRVVVLQGAGRAFCAGLDLKERAPAGRRGAADVLKHQRSIRDIMLAMRRCPQPIISVVQGAASGGGFGLALASDIRLATPEARFNAAFIRIGLTACDMGVSYFLPRMVGASVAAELMLTGRFLGAQRALALGLVSQVAELPELQAEARSLVADMLRTTPMGLSLTKDCLNFSIDAPSFDAAIAMEDRNQVLSSQSEDFQEGMRAFLDKREPRYQGR, translated from the coding sequence ATGAGCGTTCTTCTTGTCCACGAGGAAGGCCAGGTCGCCTGGCTGACGATGAACCGGCCGGAGCGCCTGAACGCGATGGACGAGAGCCTGGTGACCGCGCTGCGCGAGTACATGCAGGCGCTCTACCAGCGGCCCGAGATCCGCGTGGTGGTGCTGCAGGGCGCGGGCCGCGCCTTCTGCGCCGGGCTCGACCTGAAAGAGCGCGCGCCCGCCGGGCGCCGCGGCGCAGCCGATGTGCTGAAGCACCAGCGCAGCATCCGCGACATCATGCTGGCCATGCGGCGCTGCCCGCAGCCCATCATCAGCGTGGTGCAGGGCGCGGCCTCGGGCGGCGGCTTCGGCCTGGCGCTGGCCAGTGACATCCGCCTGGCCACGCCCGAGGCGCGCTTCAACGCCGCCTTCATCCGCATCGGCCTCACCGCCTGCGACATGGGCGTGAGCTACTTTCTGCCGCGCATGGTGGGTGCTTCAGTGGCGGCTGAGCTGATGCTCACCGGGCGCTTTCTCGGTGCCCAGCGCGCGCTGGCGCTGGGCCTGGTGAGCCAAGTGGCCGAGCTGCCCGAGTTGCAGGCCGAAGCCCGCTCACTGGTGGCCGACATGCTGCGCACCACGCCGATGGGCTTGTCGCTCACCAAGGACTGCCTGAACTTCAGCATCGACGCGCCCAGCTTCGATGCGGCCATCGCGATGGAAGACCGCAACCAGGTGCTCAGCAGCCAGAGCGAGGATTTCCAGGAAGGCATGCGTGCCTTCCTCGACAAGCGCGAACCGCGCTACCAGGGGCGCTGA
- a CDS encoding acyl-CoA dehydrogenase family protein, with amino-acid sequence MALDLKRSWSDPDLDQFRDTAARFVDSELVPDDEAARQRGNVGHAVWRKAGELGLLCTDIPEQYGGGGGDFRHEATITEECARRGISGWAHSVHSIVAHYFLNHGTEAQKQKYLPRLARGELVGAIAMTEPGAGSDLQGIRARADQVDGGYLLNGSKTFITNGFLAGVVLVVCKTDPTLGAKGTSILIVETGRHAGGPGDTPGFRVGRVLDKMGMKSQDTSELFFADVRLSDDALLGGKPGQGFFQLMGDLPYERLFIGVGAVAGMEGAYEATLAYVRERKAFGQTVADFQNTKFKLAEVATQIAVGRAFMDKCVEQIVAGTLDTATASMAKLWGAETQGRVLDELLQLHGGYGFMNEYLVTRMYADARVQRIYGGTSEIMKEVISRAL; translated from the coding sequence ATGGCACTGGACCTGAAGCGCTCCTGGAGCGACCCCGACCTCGACCAGTTTCGCGACACCGCGGCGCGCTTCGTCGACAGCGAGCTGGTGCCCGACGACGAGGCCGCGCGCCAGCGTGGCAACGTGGGCCATGCCGTGTGGCGCAAGGCCGGCGAGCTGGGCCTGCTGTGCACCGACATCCCCGAGCAGTACGGCGGCGGCGGTGGCGATTTCCGCCACGAGGCCACGATCACCGAAGAATGTGCGCGCCGCGGCATCAGCGGCTGGGCTCACTCGGTGCACTCGATCGTGGCCCACTACTTTCTGAACCACGGCACCGAGGCCCAGAAGCAGAAGTACCTGCCCCGCCTGGCCCGCGGCGAGCTGGTGGGCGCCATCGCCATGACCGAGCCCGGCGCCGGCAGCGATCTGCAGGGCATCCGCGCCCGCGCCGACCAGGTGGACGGCGGCTATCTGCTCAACGGCAGCAAGACCTTCATCACCAACGGCTTCCTGGCCGGCGTGGTGCTGGTGGTGTGCAAGACCGACCCCACCCTGGGCGCCAAGGGCACCTCGATCCTGATCGTCGAGACCGGCCGCCACGCCGGTGGCCCGGGCGACACGCCGGGTTTCCGCGTCGGCCGCGTGCTCGACAAGATGGGCATGAAGAGCCAGGACACCTCGGAGCTGTTTTTTGCCGATGTGCGCCTCTCGGACGACGCTTTGCTGGGCGGCAAGCCCGGCCAGGGCTTCTTCCAGCTGATGGGCGACCTGCCGTATGAGCGGCTGTTCATCGGCGTGGGCGCCGTGGCCGGCATGGAGGGTGCCTACGAGGCCACGCTGGCCTATGTGCGCGAGCGCAAGGCCTTTGGCCAGACGGTGGCCGACTTCCAGAACACCAAGTTCAAGCTGGCCGAGGTGGCCACGCAAATCGCCGTGGGCCGCGCCTTCATGGACAAGTGCGTGGAGCAGATCGTGGCCGGCACGCTGGACACCGCCACCGCCAGCATGGCCAAGCTGTGGGGCGCCGAGACGCAGGGGCGGGTGCTGGACGAGCTGCTGCAGCTGCACGGCGGCTACGGCTTCATGAACGAGTACCTGGTGACCCGCATGTATGCCGACGCCCGCGTGCAGCGCATCTACGGCGGCACCAGCGAGATCATGAAGGAAGTGATCTCCCGCGCGCTCTGA
- a CDS encoding acyl-CoA dehydrogenase family protein, giving the protein MTAPRDDATDALRDSLARWLADRIDLNHHARADAPPAGPAWAGLASDLGLLGAGFTEGAGGLAADAAEAWRNHLAICETLGEWLSAEPYIGSAVVGGGLLQRAGTATAQAVLAELIDGRALLAWAHAEPGARGDPADVSAALLPGEGRAEWLLHGRKTAVVAAPWATHLVVSARRAGQAGDAAGLDLILLPLNAAGISRRDTRTLDCGVASEIAFDGVAVAQADLLAPAGQAGPAIARALDEAALALCAESLGTTRRLFDATRSHLRERQQFGQPLAAFQVLQHRLADMHIARELAAALVAAVGVQIADATLTPEARALAVSSAKVAVGKACQRVGEQAVQMHGGMGVTEELAVGRFFRRALQIERSAGSSGQHLLRIVSLQHSSP; this is encoded by the coding sequence ATGACTGCCCCACGAGACGACGCCACCGACGCCCTGCGCGACAGCCTGGCGCGCTGGCTGGCCGACCGCATCGACCTGAACCACCACGCCCGCGCCGATGCGCCGCCGGCCGGCCCCGCCTGGGCCGGCCTGGCCAGCGATCTGGGCCTGCTGGGTGCCGGCTTCACAGAAGGCGCTGGCGGCCTGGCCGCCGATGCCGCCGAGGCCTGGCGCAACCACCTGGCGATCTGCGAGACCCTGGGCGAATGGCTCAGCGCCGAGCCCTACATCGGCAGCGCGGTGGTGGGCGGCGGCCTGCTGCAGCGCGCCGGCACGGCCACCGCGCAGGCGGTGCTGGCCGAGCTGATCGACGGCCGCGCCCTGCTGGCCTGGGCCCATGCCGAACCTGGCGCGCGCGGCGACCCGGCCGATGTCTCGGCGGCGCTGCTGCCCGGTGAAGGCCGGGCCGAATGGCTGCTGCATGGCCGCAAGACGGCGGTGGTGGCCGCGCCCTGGGCCACGCACCTGGTCGTCAGCGCGCGCCGTGCCGGCCAGGCGGGCGATGCGGCGGGCCTCGACCTGATCCTGCTGCCGCTCAACGCCGCCGGCATCAGCCGCCGCGACACGCGCACGCTGGACTGCGGCGTGGCCAGCGAAATCGCCTTCGACGGCGTGGCCGTGGCCCAGGCCGATCTGCTGGCGCCTGCGGGCCAGGCCGGCCCGGCGATCGCCCGCGCGCTGGACGAGGCCGCGCTGGCCCTGTGCGCCGAAAGCCTGGGCACCACGCGGCGCCTGTTCGATGCCACGCGCAGCCACCTGCGCGAGCGCCAGCAGTTCGGCCAGCCGCTGGCCGCGTTCCAGGTGCTGCAGCACCGCCTGGCCGACATGCACATCGCGCGCGAGCTGGCCGCCGCGCTGGTGGCCGCGGTGGGCGTGCAGATCGCCGACGCGACGCTCACGCCCGAGGCGCGGGCGCTGGCCGTGTCATCGGCCAAGGTGGCGGTGGGCAAGGCCTGCCAGCGCGTGGGCGAGCAGGCGGTGCAGATGCACGGCGGCATGGGCGTGACCGAAGAGCTGGCAGTGGGCCGCTTCTTCCGCCGTGCGCTGCAGATCGAGCGCAGTGCCGGCAGCAGCGGGCAGCACCTCTTGCGCATCGTGTCGCTTCAGCACTCGTCGCCATGA
- a CDS encoding acyl-CoA dehydrogenase family protein — MQDLLTPEEQAFRDEVRAFLAEHLTPALREAGRRCSGIFAEYPQGNDWHRVLAGRGWSVPQWPVAFGGCDWTPMQHYLFAAELAAADAPPRAPMGPGMVAPVLIAFGTPAQQQRWLPGIRDGSDYWCQGYSEPGSGSDLASLQCKARRDGDHWVIDGTKIWTTHAQFANRMFCLVRTSSAGKPQTGISFLCFDIATPGITIRPIHSLSGDHELNQVFFDNVRVPLDSLIGQENQGWTIAKYLLQHERGGAYSPSLRGRWRRVAQALDAAFSGHRAAAPEAQQLRLELADLHCQLDALQALELRTLRAQAAGAERGISPSMGKLLGTELKQALTALHVRIAGNAAVPHAPLHQAGAHALALSEDGLFAISSYLNDRAASIYAGTNEVQRNIIAAHLLAG; from the coding sequence ATGCAGGATCTGCTGACGCCCGAAGAACAGGCCTTCCGCGACGAGGTGCGCGCCTTTCTGGCCGAGCACCTCACGCCCGCACTGCGCGAGGCCGGCCGGCGCTGCTCGGGCATCTTTGCCGAGTACCCGCAGGGCAATGACTGGCACCGCGTGCTGGCCGGCCGGGGCTGGAGCGTGCCGCAGTGGCCGGTGGCCTTTGGCGGCTGCGACTGGACACCGATGCAGCACTACCTGTTTGCCGCCGAGCTGGCCGCCGCCGACGCACCGCCGCGCGCGCCCATGGGCCCCGGCATGGTGGCGCCGGTGCTCATCGCCTTCGGCACACCCGCGCAGCAGCAGCGCTGGCTGCCGGGCATCCGCGATGGCAGCGACTACTGGTGCCAGGGCTACAGCGAGCCGGGCTCGGGCTCCGATCTGGCCAGCCTGCAGTGCAAGGCCCGGCGCGATGGCGACCACTGGGTGATCGACGGCACCAAGATCTGGACCACGCATGCGCAGTTTGCCAACCGCATGTTCTGCCTGGTGCGCACTTCCAGCGCCGGAAAGCCGCAGACCGGCATCAGCTTTCTGTGCTTTGACATCGCCACGCCGGGCATCACCATCCGGCCGATCCACAGCCTGTCGGGTGACCACGAGCTGAACCAGGTGTTCTTCGACAACGTGCGCGTGCCGCTGGACAGCCTGATCGGCCAGGAGAACCAGGGCTGGACCATCGCCAAGTATCTGCTGCAGCACGAGCGTGGCGGCGCCTACTCGCCCAGCCTGCGCGGCCGCTGGCGCCGCGTGGCGCAGGCCCTGGATGCCGCCTTCAGCGGCCACCGGGCGGCCGCGCCTGAAGCGCAGCAGCTGCGGCTCGAACTGGCCGATCTGCACTGCCAGCTCGATGCGCTGCAGGCGCTCGAGCTGCGCACGCTGCGCGCCCAGGCCGCGGGGGCCGAGCGCGGCATCTCGCCCTCGATGGGCAAGCTGCTGGGCACCGAACTGAAGCAGGCCCTCACCGCCCTGCATGTGCGCATTGCCGGCAACGCTGCCGTGCCGCACGCCCCGCTGCACCAGGCCGGCGCACATGCGCTGGCGCTCAGCGAAGACGGCCTGTTCGCCATCTCGTCCTACCTCAACGACCGCGCGGCCTCGATCTACGCCGGCACCAACGAAGTGCAGCGCAACATCATCGCCGCTCACCTGCTGGCGGGATGA
- a CDS encoding PAS domain-containing sensor histidine kinase: MQFAPTLAADSAPPERGDASRRLSLLLDSTGEGIYGIDMHGCCTFVNRAACQMLGWRPEAVLGRNMHALIHHHHADQRHYAECDCPIYHAFRRGEPCRIDGEVFWRADGSAFPAEYSSYPMLEAGQVTGAVITFTDISARKQAEELLRRSRDELEQRVAERTAQLRELAAHMELLRETERKRIAREIHDELGSLLVALKMDLAWMGRRVGHPEQQAPLQAKCRHMGSLVDTAVDAVGRIITDLRPSILDHQGLWAALEWQAQEFRDAGADEREVDFRMVIAADVPPPGGGLAIAVFRIFQEVLSNIARHAGARHVTIRIDVDAPPAPVLYLQVRDDGVGAAPEALNAPDSWGVMGLRERAAHFGGRIGIESRPGGGTTVRLVLPLAPDGPDGPDGSGDCA; the protein is encoded by the coding sequence GTGCAGTTTGCCCCCACCCTTGCCGCCGACAGCGCCCCGCCCGAGCGCGGCGATGCCTCGCGCCGCCTCTCGCTGCTGCTGGACAGCACCGGCGAGGGGATCTACGGCATCGACATGCACGGCTGCTGCACCTTCGTGAACCGCGCCGCCTGCCAGATGCTGGGCTGGCGCCCCGAAGCGGTGCTGGGCCGCAACATGCATGCGCTGATCCACCACCACCATGCCGACCAGCGCCACTATGCCGAGTGCGACTGCCCGATCTACCACGCCTTTCGCCGCGGCGAGCCCTGCCGCATCGACGGTGAGGTGTTCTGGCGCGCCGATGGCAGCGCCTTTCCGGCCGAGTACTCCAGCTATCCCATGCTCGAAGCCGGCCAGGTGACCGGCGCGGTGATCACCTTCACCGACATCTCGGCGCGCAAACAGGCCGAGGAGCTGCTGCGCCGCAGCCGCGACGAGCTCGAGCAGCGCGTGGCCGAGCGCACCGCGCAGCTGCGCGAACTGGCCGCGCACATGGAGCTGCTGCGCGAAACCGAGCGCAAGCGCATCGCGCGCGAGATCCACGACGAGCTGGGCAGCCTGCTGGTGGCGCTGAAGATGGACCTGGCCTGGATGGGCCGCCGCGTGGGCCATCCCGAGCAGCAGGCGCCGCTGCAGGCCAAGTGCCGCCACATGGGCAGCCTGGTGGACACGGCGGTGGACGCGGTGGGCCGCATCATCACCGACCTGCGCCCCAGCATCCTGGACCACCAGGGCCTGTGGGCCGCGCTCGAATGGCAGGCGCAGGAGTTTCGCGATGCCGGCGCCGACGAGCGCGAGGTCGACTTCCGCATGGTCATCGCCGCCGATGTGCCGCCGCCGGGCGGCGGGCTGGCGATTGCGGTGTTCCGCATCTTCCAGGAGGTGCTGAGCAACATCGCGCGGCATGCCGGCGCACGCCACGTGACCATCCGCATCGACGTGGACGCACCGCCCGCGCCGGTGCTCTACCTGCAGGTGCGCGACGACGGCGTGGGCGCGGCGCCCGAGGCGCTGAACGCCCCCGACAGCTGGGGCGTGATGGGCCTGCGCGAGCGTGCGGCGCACTTTGGCGGGCGCATCGGCATCGAGAGCCGGCCGGGCGGCGGCACCACGGTGCGGCTGGTGCTGCCCTTGGCGCCGGACGGGCCGGATGGTCCGGATGGCAGCGGAGACTGCGCATGA
- a CDS encoding long-chain-fatty-acid--CoA ligase — translation MYLTQAVHKGVRERPNDIAAVFGTEQLSRRQLAERVARLAGALQSQGVQPGDRVGMLGLNSIRYLEFFYGTWWAGGAVNPVNIRWSPAEVAYSLDDCDTRILLVDDAFAAMVPALRAQSRSLTTVIHCGTGPTPEGALSYEALMAAATPVPDACRHDADLAAIMYTGGTTGRPKGVMLSHGNLFVNALSGSAAIPRAPFTSGLVVSPMFHVAGCGLSIILMMRLGTAVIVPGFDELAILQAVQQHRPAEMFLVPMMIRRLIEHPRFAQFDLSCIQLVLYGAAPIEAALLEAAMAALPNAGFAQAYGMTELSPTITLLSPKDHLPGPEGSQLQATRLRAAGRPVPIAEVRIVDPDDNEVPIGQVGEICARGPMVMQGYWNKPAETAAALKGGWMHTGDGGRLDADGYLYVVDRIKDMIVTGGENVYSAEVENALASLDGVQQCAVIGVPDEQWGERVHAVIVRREGSDVSEASVIAHCKTLIAGYKCPRSVEFRTEMPMSAAGKLQKFALREPYWAGKNRRVN, via the coding sequence ATGTACCTGACCCAAGCCGTCCACAAGGGCGTACGCGAACGCCCCAACGACATTGCCGCCGTCTTCGGCACCGAGCAGCTCAGCCGCAGACAGCTCGCTGAACGCGTGGCCCGGCTCGCCGGCGCGCTGCAATCCCAGGGTGTGCAGCCCGGTGACCGCGTCGGCATGCTGGGCCTCAACAGCATCCGCTACCTCGAGTTCTTCTACGGCACCTGGTGGGCCGGCGGCGCGGTGAACCCGGTCAACATCCGCTGGAGCCCGGCCGAGGTGGCCTACTCGCTCGACGACTGCGACACCCGCATCCTGCTGGTCGACGATGCTTTTGCCGCCATGGTGCCGGCACTGCGCGCGCAGAGCCGCTCGCTGACGACCGTGATCCACTGCGGCACCGGCCCCACGCCCGAAGGCGCACTGAGCTACGAGGCGCTGATGGCCGCGGCCACGCCGGTGCCCGATGCCTGCCGCCACGACGCCGACCTGGCCGCCATCATGTACACCGGTGGCACCACCGGCCGGCCCAAGGGCGTGATGCTGAGCCACGGCAACCTGTTCGTGAACGCGCTGTCGGGCTCGGCGGCCATACCGCGCGCGCCCTTCACCAGCGGCCTGGTGGTCTCGCCGATGTTCCATGTGGCCGGCTGCGGCCTCAGCATCATCCTGATGATGCGCCTGGGCACCGCGGTGATCGTGCCGGGCTTCGACGAGCTGGCCATCCTGCAGGCCGTGCAGCAGCACCGGCCGGCCGAGATGTTTCTGGTGCCGATGATGATCCGGCGGCTGATCGAGCACCCGCGCTTTGCGCAGTTCGATCTCTCGTGCATCCAGCTGGTGCTGTATGGCGCCGCGCCCATCGAGGCCGCGCTGCTCGAGGCCGCGATGGCCGCGCTGCCCAATGCCGGCTTCGCCCAGGCCTACGGCATGACCGAGCTGTCGCCCACCATCACGCTGCTGAGCCCGAAAGACCACCTGCCCGGCCCGGAGGGTTCGCAACTTCAGGCCACGCGCCTGCGCGCCGCCGGCCGGCCGGTGCCGATTGCCGAGGTGCGCATCGTCGACCCCGACGACAACGAAGTACCCATCGGCCAGGTGGGCGAGATCTGCGCCCGCGGCCCGATGGTGATGCAGGGCTACTGGAACAAGCCGGCCGAGACCGCCGCCGCGCTGAAGGGCGGCTGGATGCACACCGGCGACGGCGGCCGGCTCGATGCCGACGGCTACCTCTACGTGGTGGACCGCATCAAGGACATGATCGTCACCGGCGGCGAGAACGTGTACTCGGCCGAGGTGGAAAACGCGCTGGCCAGCCTGGACGGCGTGCAGCAGTGCGCCGTGATCGGCGTGCCCGACGAGCAATGGGGCGAGCGCGTGCACGCGGTGATCGTGCGGCGCGAGGGCAGCGATGTCAGCGAGGCCAGCGTCATCGCCCACTGCAAGACCCTGATTGCCGGCTACAAGTGCCCGCGCAGCGTGGAGTTTCGAACCGAGATGCCGATGTCGGCCGCCGGCAAGCTGCAGAAGTTTGCGCTGCGCGAGCCCTACTGGGCCGGCAAGAACCGTCGCGTGAACTAG